Proteins encoded in a region of the Zea mays cultivar B73 chromosome 4, Zm-B73-REFERENCE-NAM-5.0, whole genome shotgun sequence genome:
- the LOC103655238 gene encoding two-component response regulator ORR6-like produces MAAAATPASLAPSLAPKANDSRKAVVPVDASELEKHVLAVDDKSVDRATIARILRGSRYRVTAMESATHALELLAMGLLPDVSMIITDYWMPRMTGYELLKRGKESAALRGIYIVIMSSMTIVIYTFSNKILR; encoded by the coding sequence ATGGCCGCCGCCGCCACTCCAGCATCTTTGGCGCCGTCCCTTGCACCCAAGGCCAACGACAGCAGGAAGGCGGTGGTGCCCGTGGACGCGTCGGAGCTGGAGAAGCATGTGTTGGCGGTGGACGACAAATCCGTGGACCGCGCCACGATCGCCAGGATCCTGCGCGGCTCCAGGTACAGGGTGACCGCCATGGAGTCGGCGACGCACGCGCTGGAGTTGCTCGCGATGGGCCTGCTCCCCGACGTCAGCATGATCATCACCGACTACTGGATGCCTAGGATGACCGGGTACGAGCTGCTCAAGCGCGGCAAGGAGTCGGCGGCGCTCAGGGGCATCTACATCGTCATCATGTCGTCTATGACCATCGTGATTTATACATTTTCAAACAAAATTTTACGATAG